The Rickettsiella endosymbiont of Dermanyssus gallinae genomic interval TTTACCGCACGCAAACTACCGTACGTTAGCAATGATGGTTGCCAGTCTTGATAATGCACTTGCATCGCAGAAACCGTTACCACAGGCGCTGTATTATTTCGCATCGCATGGTTAATTAACATTCTTTTAAACAACTGAAAACCAAAAATACACGTAAACAATAGCGCCACACTGACTAACATAATAACCATCGGTTTTCGTAGCTGTTCTCTCCAATTATGCATCTCTAAATACCCTCCCGCGCGTGCAATCAAACAAAAAGTAAAACCAAGTATTTTGTTTGATTTCTAGGCGGATTGGCTTTGAGAAGCGGAATGTACACGCAAGTACATGAGCATCGCAAAAGACAATCCAACGACGAAAGAGAACAAAAGACACAGGTTTTTTTAGCAGTTCCACCATCCACCTCCCAATGCCTGATACAACGCTGCCGTATCCGTATAACGACTGGCTTGTGCTTGAATAAGGCTAATACGCGTTTGTTGATACTGCCGTTGTGAATCTAATAGAGAAAGATAATTAATGCCTCCTAATTTAAACTGTTGACGCGTTAAATTTAAATTAGCACGTGCCGCTAATTCTGCCTGTTTTTGCGCGCGTAACTCGCGCGCATCGGCTTCTAAGGCACGTAATGTATCCGCCACGTTTTGAAAAGCTTGCAGTACCACTTGCTGATATTGTGCCGCTGCTTGATCATACGCTGCAAACGCTGCACGACGTTGCGCTATTAAAGTGCCCCCTTTAAATAACGGCTGCAGTAATCCACTTCCTAAACTCCATAGCTTACTTTGCGAAGAAAAAAGTTGATTACCTACGGAGTTCGATTCCCCATAGGTACCATTAATCGAAAATTGCGGATATAAATTAGCCGTGGCAACACCTACTTGTGCATTAGCCGTCTTCCATAAAGCTTCTGCAGCACGTACATCTGGCCGATGACGAACTAATGCCGAAGGAATACTTAAAGGAAGCCGTGTGGGCAACCTTAATTCACTTAAATCAATATTAGGAATACGGCCGCAACTAGGGAATGAGCCCACTAAAACCGCTAATGCATGACGTGTCTGTTCTTTACTTTTTTCTAATGGCGGTAATGTCGCACGCGTCTGTGCAACCTGCGTTTGTTGTTGTAATACATCTACACCAGAAGCACCACCTAATTCGAATTGCTGCTTAATAATGTTCAACTGCTCTTCCTGCTCTAAAATCAATTGCTTTGTAACACTAATTTGTCTTTGCAAAGACGCCAACGCAATGGTTGAAGTCACAATATTCCCTGTTAGACTTAGATAGGCAGCTTTCCATTCATAATCTTGA includes:
- a CDS encoding efflux transporter outer membrane subunit, yielding MRFSYKSACQAFIIILLLASLNACLVGPDFKPAEPPKVKHYTESPWSHRTTSAAGYAGAPQHFIRGGNVSPQWWRAFHSKKLNKLICRGLANSPNLIAAKAVLREAEENLNAGIGALYPAFSAQLSAQRGSSTGIFNSNTAGSTVSASNVPLGSVFNLFNAAVNVSYLLDIFGGTRREIEALKAQVDYQDYEWKAAYLSLTGNIVTSTIALASLQRQISVTKQLILEQEEQLNIIKQQFELGGASGVDVLQQQTQVAQTRATLPPLEKSKEQTRHALAVLVGSFPSCGRIPNIDLSELRLPTRLPLSIPSALVRHRPDVRAAEALWKTANAQVGVATANLYPQFSINGTYGESNSVGNQLFSSQSKLWSLGSGLLQPLFKGGTLIAQRRAAFAAYDQAAAQYQQVVLQAFQNVADTLRALEADARELRAQKQAELAARANLNLTRQQFKLGGINYLSLLDSQRQYQQTRISLIQAQASRYTDTAALYQALGGGWWNC